One segment of Brassica napus cultivar Da-Ae chromosome C3, Da-Ae, whole genome shotgun sequence DNA contains the following:
- the LOC106388122 gene encoding probable LRR receptor-like serine/threonine-protein kinase RKF3 produces MFLRRTSVVHILLFFTAASSSLVAAQNSSCPLDFSILQPFKRPRPDGSTTCQYLLQGLRLVYSHHLRQTGSFSPPISSASSCWDALQSSIAGFLPRFDVRSRCGFQTPWISQGCMNITTRSQFEALIPNSTLSTAVMRCNLSLESNTPCASCTQSLSAFQAYLTGASLGNVSDCTGFSSIYGAAFANRFGPTDKGTAKCLFLLDLASSSGSGSGKKKVVKILVPLFFILVVASALILWYYLKRKRDFKMRRMKLRQQRDSLEAGRLDSMSESTTLVKFTFEEIKKATNNFSRHNIIGRGGYGNVFKGVLQDGTEVAFKRFKNCSANGDANFAHEVEVIASIRHVNLLALRGYCTATTAYEGHQRIIVCDLVSNGSLHDHLFGDSETHLPWPLRQTIALGMARGLAYLHYGAQPSIIHRDIKASNILLDERFEAKVADFGLAKFNPEGMTHMSTRVAGTMGYVAPEYALYGKLTEKSDVYSFGVVLLELLSGRKAIVTDEEGQPVSVADWAWALVREGQTLDVVEDGMPEKGSPEVLEKYVLIAVLCSHPQLHARPTMDQVVKMLESNEFTVISIPQRPIPLVACREEIDRSVSSSSGSGKLTSPTGYQAFSFGADGPGHQ; encoded by the coding sequence ATGTTTCTCCGTCGAACCTCCGTCGTCCAcatcctcctcttcttcaccGCAGCATCCTCTTCCTTAGTCGCAGCTCAGAACTCTTCATGTCCTCTCGACTTCTCCATCTTACAACCTTTCAAGCGTCCAAGACCCGATGGCTCCACCACCTGCCAATACCTCCTCCAAGGCCTCCGTCTGGTCTACTCTCACCACCTGCGTCAGACAGGTTCATTCTCACCGCCTATCTCCTCCGCCTCCTCTTGCTGGGACGCTTTACAGTCCTCCATCGCCGGGTTCCTCCCTCGCTTTGACGTCAGATCAAGATGCGGTTTCCAGACGCCGTGGATCTCTCAGGGGTGTATGAACATCACCACCAGGTCTCAGTTTGAAGCTCTGATCCCTAACTCAACGCTGAGCACGGCTGTGATGAGATGTAACCTCTCTCTTGAGAGTAATACTCCTTGTGCTTCGTGTACTCAGAGCTTGTCTGCGTTTCAAGCTTATCTCACTGGAGCTTCACTAGGAAACGTCTCCGACTGTACTGGCTTTTCTTCGATCTACGGCGCTGCTTTCGCTAACAGGTTCGGTCCTACGGATAAAGGAACTGCGAAATGCTTGTTTCTGCTTGATCTTGCTTCTTCTAGTGGCAGCGGCTCTGGTAAGAAGAAGGTGGTGAAGATACTAGTTCCGTTATTTTTTATACTTGTTGTAGCATCCGCTTTGATTCTATGGTACTatttaaagagaaagagagacttCAAGATGAGGAGGATGAAGCTGAGGCAGCAGAGAGATAGTTTAGAAGCTGGAAGGCTAGACTCAATGAGCGAGAGCACTACTCTGGTTAAGTTCACTTTCGAGGAGATCAAGAAAGCCACCAACAACTTCTCCAGGCACAACATCATAGGCAGGGGAGGCTACGGTAACGTGTTCAAGGGAGTCTTGCAAGACGGCACTGAGGTTGCTTTCAAGAGGTTCAAGAACTGTTCGGCTAATGGAGACGCCAACTTCGCTCACGAAGTTGAGGTCATTGCGAGCATACGCCACGTCAATCTTCTTGCCCTGAGAGGCTACTGCACGGCGACTACGGCTTACGAAGGTCACCAGAGGATCATAGTGTGTGATCTTGTGAGTAACGGTAGTCTTCACGACCATCTGTTCGGAGACTCGGAGACTCACCTTCCCTGGCCTCTAAGGCAGACGATAGCTCTTGGGATGGCGAGAGGACTTGCTTATCTGCACTACGGCGCGCAGCCGTCGATCATCCACAGGGACATCAAGGCTAGTAACATTCTCTTGGACGAGAGGTTCGAAGCCAAAGTTGCTGACTTCGGGCTAGCCAAGTTCAACCCCGAAGGAATGACGCATATGAGCACGCGTGTCGCGGGCACGATGGGATACGTAGCTCCAGAGTATGCGCTCTACGGGAAGTTGACAGAGAAGAGCGACGTGTACAGCTTCGGTGTGGTGCTTTTAGAGCTTCTGAGCGGGAGAAAGGCGATTGTGACGGACGAGGAAGGGCAGCCTGTGTCGGTGGCCGACTGGGCGTGGGCCCTTGTCAGAGAAGGGCAGACGCTGGACGTGGTGGAAGACGGGATGCCGGAGAAGGGATCTCCGGAGGTTCTGGAGAAGTATGTGCTGATAGCTGTGCTTTGCTCTCACCCTCAGTTACACGCGAGACCGACGATGGACCAAGTGGTGAAGATGCTGGAGAGTAATGAGTTCACTGTTATCTCTATACCTCAACGGCCGATCCCTCTGGTGGCTTGTAGGGAGGAGATAGACCGGTCTGTTAGTAGCAGCAGTGGTTCTGGGAAGCTGACTAGCCCCACGGGTTATCAGGCCTTCTCCTTTGGAGCTGATGGACCTGGACACCAATGA